Genomic segment of Hymenobacter aquaticus:
TTGGCGCCGGCAGATGCGCCAGGTACGGCTTCACGTAGCTGTTTCGGGGAAACATCTGTAGGGTGAGCTGCCCGTAGTGCCGGCACATGGCCGCGTCGCCGACGTGGTAGAAGCACTCAGTCAGGTAAGCCAGGACTTGCTCGTGCAAGGGTGTGCCGGCGTAAGCTGGCTTTGGCGCGGCCAGCAAAAACTGCGAAATGCTCAGAATAGCCTCGGGCCACTGCTGGTTGTCCATGTAGAGCGTGCCGAGCTTCCAGTAGGCTTCGGCAAACCACACGTCCACGTTCAGGGTAGAGTCGTTCTGCGGTACGGCCCCGTCCAGCTGCGTGATGAGGCGCTGGTAGAGCGTGTAGGCGCGGGGCTTGCTGTCGTCAATCTTGTACAGGGCCCGGGCCAGCTGATAGGTCACAAACGGATTCTGGGGCTCGCGCTGCCCGGCTTCCTCCAGCAGCGCGGCCGCCCGCGCGTACTGTCCCTGCTCATACGCCGCCTCCGAATCGAGGATCTGCAGGCCGTACCGGGCCGAGCGGACCAGCGGCGTCTGGTCGGCCTGCCCAACGGTTTGCCCGGCTTCGACCCGGCTGCCGATCAGGGTCGTGTCAAACTCGACGTGGATAATATTAATCGTATTGATGTGCTTCGGCAATGCTGCCTGCGGGCCGTACAGGCGGTAGTTGGACTGGCCATAGCCCATAATGGGCCATAGCAGGCAGAAAAGTAGGACGTGAGCTAACCGGCGCATCGGGGCAAGTATTCAGGCGAATAAGGCAGAGGCTAAAGCTCGAAAGATAAATCGATAGTGCCAGCCCGGTATTTCGGCCGATATTTGTTTTCCTATGCCCCCCGTTTCTCTCTCCGTCGTGATTATCACCTTCAACGAGGAAGCCAACATCGGCCGCTGCCTGGAGGCGCTGCAGGATGTAGCCGACGACGTGGTGGTGGTCGATTCCTTTTCCACTGACCAAACGGTCGACATCTGCCGCCGGCACGGCGTCCGGGTGGTGCAGCACGCTTTTGCGGGCTACGTCGAGCAGAAAAACTACGCCACTGCCCAGGCCCGCCACGACTACGTATTGCAGCTCGACGCCGACGAAGTGCTGACCGATGCGCTGCGAACTTCCATCCGGGCCACGAAAGCCAACTGGCAGCACGCGGGCTACACCCTGGCCCGCCTCACCAACTACTGCGGCACCTGGGTGCGGCACGGCGGCTGGTACCCCGACCGGAAGCTGCGCCTCTACGACCGGCGGCTGGGCCAGTGGGAAGGGCTGCTGCTGCACGAGCGGTTTGAGGTAGCGCCCGGGCAAACGGTCGGCGCGCTGGCCGGCGACGCGCTGCATTACTCCTACCACTCCGTCGAGCAGCACGTGAGTCAGCTCAACCGCTTCACCAGCATTTCGGCCG
This window contains:
- a CDS encoding glycosyltransferase family 2 protein, with the translated sequence MPPVSLSVVIITFNEEANIGRCLEALQDVADDVVVVDSFSTDQTVDICRRHGVRVVQHAFAGYVEQKNYATAQARHDYVLQLDADEVLTDALRTSIRATKANWQHAGYTLARLTNYCGTWVRHGGWYPDRKLRLYDRRLGQWEGLLLHERFEVAPGQTVGALAGDALHYSYHSVEQHVSQLNRFTSISAAELALRGKTQVTLFHLLLKPVWKFVHGYFFRLGFLDGFAGLCIATISAWGVFLKFAKLRTQSATPAAPLSA
- a CDS encoding tetratricopeptide repeat protein, producing MRRLAHVLLFCLLWPIMGYGQSNYRLYGPQAALPKHINTINIIHVEFDTTLIGSRVEAGQTVGQADQTPLVRSARYGLQILDSEAAYEQGQYARAAALLEEAGQREPQNPFVTYQLARALYKIDDSKPRAYTLYQRLITQLDGAVPQNDSTLNVDVWFAEAYWKLGTLYMDNQQWPEAILSISQFLLAAPKPAYAGTPLHEQVLAYLTECFYHVGDAAMCRHYGQLTLQMFPRNSYVKPYLAHLPAPTATKKPARKASGGLKKQAKK